CACACCCCCATATGTTTCATACCCAGATTAATGCCAGATCACATTTGCTTATATTGGGAGTAATTTCATTCATCTCTGTGTCAATCGATGTTTGTGTTGTAGCTGCTACTGCATCGCCTTGCCAATTTCCAGCGTGTTTGGAGCTTGCCACCCAATGAGAATACGGGAAAGGAGATCACTGCGCTTGCTTGGAGACCTGATGGCAAAAGTAAGAGATGGCAAGAGATGGACCTGATTATCTTAAATTACTAATCACATTGGAAGCATTGCATAGTTACGTTACTTTACCATTGTTACAACAATAAACCTTCGTACACTGAACACAACATATTTACTACAGCACAGTGTGTCAGCCTCTGCATTTGTTTCACTGCCTATCTAATGTATGTCCTCTGTGCTGTGTTCAGTCCTGGCCTTTAGCCTTGGGGACACTAAACTGGTGGTGCTGTGTGATGCAGAGAAGGCAGAGATTCTTCACTTGTTTCCATTGGAGAACCCTGTGTCCTGCATGCACTGGATGGAGGTGCTAGAGGAGAGCAGGTCTGTAGAGGGGATGTGTGGCTACACTAGACTTCTATTTGAGGGTGTGTGAACTGCATAGTCAAATATAAACCTCTGTCTTTCAGTGTCCTCAACTCATTCTACACCTCTGAAGATGAGTCAAACCTTTTTCTTCCCAAGTTGCCAACTCTTCCCAAGAGGTAAACATGTCTGTATAAGGTCACCGACAACACATCAGCCATTTGACATTTATTCAAGTAAAATACATTTAGGAAAACTCTTGGTTCTTGTGTTAAAGAGTACAGCATTTTGCTTGTTTTGTgccatctgcccccccccccccacctaaagGAAAGTTTTGTTTATTCTTAGCTACAGTACTACATCAAAgatattcaggtatgtttatataTCTTCAgcaacaatgattcatttaaatgATATTTCAGACAATCTGTCTGCATTAGAATACATGTTTCTTCATAACCAACCCTCTGTCTCGTAGTGAGGAGAAGTCAGACGAGATCCTGAACCTGTTAGGAGAAGTGAGGTGTGTGCTGAAGGTTTCACATGCTTTATTATTGAACATTTTGTTAACGCACAATCTCATGTACACATACAAATAGTTCCACATCGTRAATTGTCTGCAGACTAAACATCCTGGTTCTTGGTGGAGGTTCCGGCTTTGTGGAGCTGTATGCCTATGGGATGTATAAGATTGCCACTTTACCGGGGGTAAGATTTCACTCACACACTTATGCACTGGTTCAGTCACCCACTCTCTGCAGTGACTATGATGTAACCAGCAGATTATTTTCGTCAGGTTCCTGGGACGTGTAGCAGCCTGTGTCTGTCCAGTGACCTGAAGTCCCTGTCTATCATCACAGAGATCAGGTCAGCTGACAATGACCCAGAGATCTGCTACATCCAGGTAATCCGTTATGCCCACATTTAAGTGAAATGAAGCATGTTTCTTACCCATCTTGACTGTCATCTTCTATATTCTTCGCTTATTTGAGGTCTTTCACTGTGTATGTTTGTTTTCTCATCCAGCTCGACACAGGGCTGCTGTCCGACTGTCTCCCTGAGGTCACCAGGATGGCACGCAAGTTCACCCATATCTCCACTCTACTGCAGGTCAGTGCCCTCCTTATGTAACTAATATGACTAGAAGTCTCCTCATAGTTCATATTTCCATGGTGATATTTGAGGGCATTCATCAGACTAGTCTGGCCAttggtctttctctctccaacttattctgtctctctgtatcgtTCCTTCAGTACctgcgtctctctctcacctgtatgTGTGAGGCTTGGGAGGATATCCTCATGCAGATGGACCTTCGGCTCACTAAGTTCGTACAGGTCAGTGGTCACTGTttagggcccggtttcccaaaagcatcttaaggcttaGTTCATCGTTAGAATCTTTGTAGGAGCATCGTTAGAATCTTTGTAGGAGCATCGTTAGAATCTCCGAGCCGTTCCCCAATACCATCGTtactaaagttgcacttgaaaagGTATGCACTAAAAGACATACAGCATAGGCTATagccctatatacagttgaagtttacatacaccttagccaaatacatttaaactgtttttcacaattcctgacatttaatcccagtagaaattccctgtcttaggtcagttaggatcaccactttattttaagaatgtgaaatgtcagaatatatagCTTgagtagtgatttatttcagcttttatttctttcatcacattcccagtgggtcagaagtttacatacactcaattagtatttggtagctatgcctttaaatgtttaacttgggtcaaacgttttggggagccttccacaagcctcccacaataagttgggtgaattttgacccattcctcctgacagactggtgtaactgagtcaggtttgtaggcctccttgctcacacacgctttttcagttctgcccacaaatgttctataagattgagatcagtactttgtgatggccactctaataccttgactttgttgtccttaagccattttgccataactttggaagtatgcttggggtcattgtccattttgtaagacccatttgcgatcaagctttaacttcctgactgatgtcttgagatgttgcttcaatatatccacatcattttcctacctcatgatgccatctattttgtgaagtgcaacagtccctcctgcagcaaagcaccccacaaacatgatgctgccaccctgtgcttcacggttgggatggtgttctttggcttgcaagcctcccccttttccctcaaaatgtaatgatggtcattatggccaaacagttccatttttgttacatttctccaaaaagtaccccctttgtccccatgtgcagttgcaaacgtagtctggcttttttatggtggttttggagcagtggtttcttccttgctgagcggcctttcaggttatgtcgatataggactcgttttactgtggatatagatacttttgtacctgttttcctccagcatcttcacaaggtcctttgctgttgttctgggattgatttgcacttttcgcaacaatgtacattcatctctaggagacagaatgtgtctccttcctaaAAGgcatgacggctacgtggtcccatggtgtttatacttgcatactattgtttgtacagatgaacgtggtaccttcaggcgtttggaaattgctcccaaggatgaaccagacttgtggaggtcttggctgatttctttcaaatgatgtcaattagcctatcagaggcttctaaagccatgacatcattttctggaattttccaagctgtttaaaggcacagtcaacttagtgtatgtaaacttctgatccactgggattgtgatacagtgagttataagtgaaataatctgtctgtaaacaattgttggaaaattacttgtgtcatgcacgaagtagatgtcctaactgacttgccaaaactatagtttgttaacaagaaatttgtggagtggttgaaaaactagttttaatgactccaacctaagtgtatgtaaacttttgacttcaactgtatgtcaatgATCTAGAAATACATTTCATTCAATCGTTCTATTTTGCTAATTGTAAGCTACTGTCTGTCatttttgcctcaatatatttcatgatgtgtaacgTGTGCCTTGATGTGTCAAAGATTtattgcattattattattatagggtAAACATTAGAATAAGCCTCCTCAATATTTGTAGCCATAGGTCATAATATCTCATAGGGGCTGAACCATCATCAGTATTGTGCAATAATTTTAATGTTAAGGAAATATTTGAAAGGAAAACGCTGATCCCAGAGCAGCGCTGCCTTTCTTTAGATcatatcagtatcgacacatgcctCAACGATGCACTTAGCGAAGGTTCTCTCTGCGTGGTCTTTCGGGAAACGCATTACATCTTgggccgttgtaggaaagatgcatcatgtaaaacactcgtaagcctaagtTCTATCAGGAAACCGGGCCCCGTTCAGTCTGCCTCCAGCCCGTTTTCCAATAATGACATAACACCTAAAAGACACGATCTGAACCAATTCCTATTTTTAGGAGAAGAACACCAGCACACAAGTCCAGGATGAGTTTCTGGAGCTTCTACTATGGGGACAGTCAAGGTGAGAACCGTTACCATGATCCAATGACCCTTGTACGCTACCACGTCCTCCACAACATGCTTTCTAATAAGTAATAGTGCATGTAGTTGTGAGCACTAATGCAAAAACATGTTCAACATGCCTTTCATTTGAGATGTAGTACTTCAAAGTGTCCTGTAGGTGGCACTACAGGACATAAACCTCATCTGATATGGAAAATACTGATTTAGAGATGTTAAACGTTTTTCAAATTTAACTGAATTCTCTATTTTTGACCAGCCCTGAACTACAGGCTCTCCTCATGAATCAGCTGACCGTCAAGGTGAGCTGAATAATAAAGTTGTTCAAAGATTGAGTATGATTGTGTGTGGTCATTTTGTAGCTTTGTAAGACTGATgtaatttgtttgtgtttcataGGGGCTGAAGAAGCTGGGCCAGTCTATAGAAACCTCTTACTCCAGCATTCAGAAGCTGGTGATCAGCCACCTGCAGAGGTAGCAACTCAACTTGCATGAATAATTATCTCTTCACTTATTGTGACCCATAatgccctttttcaggaccatacAATGCAAATGTCAAGAAACTGCATCATGATTGGTATCACAATCTTTGGTACCAATCCTCATcccttcttttcctctcctttctccagtGGTTCAGAGGCTCTGTTGTACCACCTCAGTGAGGTGAAGGGGATGTCTCTATGGAAACAGAAGTTCCAGCCACTAGGCCTGGACTCAGCAGCTATAGAAGGTACAGTGCTTAGATCCTGCATAAACCATGACTGATATCTTTACTGATAAATACAAGATTAAAGTGGATGTAATTGTGCAATTaatttgtctgtgatgagatCAGGGCTGACACTCATTAGTAATTTGCATGACTAGAACATTTGTTCAAAATGAGTTTTCTAAGCTGCTTGCAGGATTTTATCAAATTAAAGTTATGTGAATATTTCTGTTTTGTTATAGATGCCATTACAGCTGTGGGTTCATTCACTTTGAAAGCCAACGAACTTCTACAGTGAGTTTTCATGCTTATTGATATGCTATTAGATTAGTAATGTGttattaaaataacaaaatactaaTCACTAATTTTAAATGGAGTTAACTTCAACCCTGGTGCTTGTTTAACCTCTCCCCCTCATCTCATTCCTCACTGTCTCTCTTACTCAGAGTGATTGACAAGAGCATGAAGAACTTCAAAGCCTTTTTCCGGTGGCTGTATGTAGGTAAGACCTCACCTTTTTTGGGAGCTTGAGGTATATACCACCTTTTTAGTGACTGATGGAACATTTTTGTATATTTAAAATATCATTGATTATTAAATGCAAGTGTTTTAATACATATTTATTTCCCTGCAGCTATGCTAAGAATGTCAGAGGAACACGTCCCTCCAGAACTCAATAAGGTGAGATTCAGGTTGTGAATGTGAGACAGAGGAAGAGTTGATCGAAGTAGTGTGATAAACGGTTCAATGTGTATTATTTTCTCATCCATTGGTATGTCAATCTATCCCATTGACCTCAGATGACCCAGAAGGACATTGCCTTTGTGGCGGACTTCCTGTCTGAGCACTTCAGTGAGGTAAGATATATGTTGGATAAATATAATAGCACTTAATTCCACAGCTTTTCACAAACTAGCCAATTACATGCCCTCTCCTCTGCTCGGACAGAACGAAGAGCTGTTTGACCGGAAAGGGAAGTACTTTAATGTGGAGCGGGTCGGTCAGGTGAGGGACAAGcgtagtctgtctgtgtgtatattttagtatgtgtgtgtgatcggTGTACAATGACACActttgtcctttttttttttttttgcagtacctgaaggatgaggatgaggatctAGTGTCTCCGCCCAACACCAAGGGGAACCAATGGCTGAAGTTTCTGCAGGAGAGCACACACTTAAAAGGTGAACTATAACCTTTATCTCAGAAGAGACAACTATGCAGGaagtgcctagttaaataaaggtcaaatatatatttttgttaaatataGTGTATGGTTATCCATCATGTTTTAATTAGATGGTGGAAGATTGGTTTGCCATTGTATTTCTCTATTGTTGTGACTGACATACTGAACTGACATTGTACCTAATTGATTGGTTTATCCAGAGAGCCCGCTCCTTTTCCCTTCATACTCTCAGAAGTCCCTACACTTTGTGAAGAGGATGATGGAGGGGGTGATTGAGTTGTGTCTACAGAAACCTGCTGTAAGTCTAAAACGCATACACAGTGAAACCCAATTTCATTTGCCTTTAGTACTGAAGTGTACACTACTTAATTTGGTCCCTGGCATAAGAAGTACATTGCCAAAGTTTTTCTTACAAATAAGAAAGTAATTTGGCCCACACTACCGTGTGAAATTTGGCTCAGAATCTGCTGAGTCATGCAGTCATAAGCCTTCTGCCAGGAGTTCCAGGCAGATATAAATCTGACTAACTCTCCGCAATAGAGTTTTCATATTGcattctatccctctctcccacctctgtcTCCCACACTTTTAGTTACCTTGTCCATCACTTCTCTATCCTCCTTCCCAACTTTTATTTAGTTTTCCGCTGGTAATAGGATTTCACTGCAGTAACAAGCTACACATcgccaccacaggaggttggtggcaccttaattggggaggagctgctcgtggtaatgactgaagCAGAATAAGTGCAATGGtaccagttgaagtcggaagtttacatacaccttagccaaatacatttaaactcagtttttcacaattcctgacatcctgtcttaggtcagttaggatcaccactttattttaataatgtgaaatgtcagaataatagtagagagaatgatttatttcagctttaatttctttcataacattcccattgggtcagaagtttacatacactaaattagtatttggtagcattgcctttaaattgtttaacttgggtcaaatgtttagggtaagccttccacaaccttcccacaataagttgggtgaattttggcccattcctcatgacagggctggtgtaactgagtcaggtttgtaggcctccttgctcgcacacgctttttcagttctgcccacacattttttataggattgaggtcagggctttgtgatggccactccaattcctttactttgttgtccttaagccattttgccataactttggaagtatgcttggggtcattgtccatttgtaagacccatttgcgaccaagctttaacttcctgactgatgtcttgatgttgcttcaatatatccaccaaattttccttcctcatgatgccatttatgtgcaccagtccctcctgcagcaaagcacccccacaacatgatgctgccacccccatgcttcacggttgggatggtgtctccccctttttcctccaaacataatggtcattatggccaaacagttctatttttgtttcatcagacctgaggacatttctccaaaaagtacgatctttgtccccatgtgcagttgcaaaccgtagtctggcttttttatggcggttttg
This window of the Salvelinus sp. IW2-2015 linkage group LG16, ASM291031v2, whole genome shotgun sequence genome carries:
- the anapc4 gene encoding anaphase-promoting complex subunit 4 isoform X5; the encoded protein is MNTQQPTKMPAFRQVGEKQLPNPVLCMAWSPKRDLIALANTAGELLLHRLANFQRVWSLPPNENTGKEITALAWRPDGKILAFSLGDTKLVVLCDAEKAEILHLFPLENPVSCMHWMEVLEESSVLNSFYTSEDESNLFLPKLPTLPKSTTSKIFSEEKSDEILNLLGEVRLNILVLGGGSGFVELYAYGMYKIATLPGVPGTCSSLCLSSDLKSLSIITEIRSADNDPEICYIQLDTGLLSDCLPEVTRMARKFTHISTLLQYLRLSLTCMCEAWEDILMQMDLRLTKFVQEKNTSTQVQDEFLELLLWGQSSPELQALLMNQLTVKGLKKLGQSIETSYSSIQKLVISHLQSGSEALLYHLSEVKGMSLWKQKFQPLGLDSAAIEDAITAVGSFTLKANELLQVIDKSMKNFKAFFRWLYVAMLRMSEEHVPPELNKMTQKDIAFVADFLSEHFSENEELFDRKGKYFNVERVGQYLKDEDEDLVSPPNTKGNQWLKFLQESTHLKESPLLFPSYSQKSLHFVKRMMEGVIELCLQKPAEVIGKSVKQAVCLPLYTVPESSENTPRLFELPSLYNDKKTNMHYGVFCMPEISPCKLYLLRKFTDPFRPVPNGLMAIDLSNVLSHSIDDDAVGASSDCVYSCQDARFYDDETLTVVLRASEEENRGRVLAQLSLGSALSCEEEFNWDPSLRLDQQSGAIPVKGLVLENQWRDLENMKAQFVAVNGIRKVACVLSSNLRHVRVYEMDVEDEEDEERPESQNASSDQDGLEETPAIQGEAEGRETEGGGQRAKEQLESGEALELS
- the anapc4 gene encoding anaphase-promoting complex subunit 4 isoform X4 is translated as MPAFRQVGEKQLPNPVLCMAWSPKRDLIALANTAGELLLHRLANFQRVWSLPPNENTGKEITALAWRPDGKILAFSLGDTKLVVLCDAEKAEILHLFPLENPVSCMHWMEVLEESSVLNSFYTSEDESNLFLPKLPTLPKRKVLFILSYSTTSKIFSEEKSDEILNLLGEVRLNILVLGGGSGFVELYAYGMYKIATLPGVPGTCSSLCLSSDLKSLSIITEIRSADNDPEICYIQLDTGLLSDCLPEVTRMARKFTHISTLLQYLRLSLTCMCEAWEDILMQMDLRLTKFVQEKNTSTQVQDEFLELLLWGQSSPELQALLMNQLTVKGLKKLGQSIETSYSSIQKLVISHLQSGSEALLYHLSEVKGMSLWKQKFQPLGLDSAAIEDAITAVGSFTLKANELLQVIDKSMKNFKAFFRWLYVAMLRMSEEHVPPELNKMTQKDIAFVADFLSEHFSENEELFDRKGKYFNVERVGQYLKDEDEDLVSPPNTKGNQWLKFLQESTHLKESPLLFPSYSQKSLHFVKRMMEGVIELCLQKPAEVIGKSVKQAVCLPLYTVPESSENTPRLFELPSLYNDKKTNMHYGVFCMPEISPCKLYLLRKFTDPFRPVPNGLMAIDLSNVLSHSIDDDAVGASSDCVYSCQDARFYDDETLTVVLRASEEENRGRVLAQLSLGSALSCEEEFNWDPSLRLDQQSGAIPVKGLVLENQWRDLENMKAQFVAVNGIRKVACVLSSNLRHVRVYEMDVEDEEDEERPESQNASSDQDGLEETPAIQGEAEGRETEGGGQRAKEQLESGEALELS
- the anapc4 gene encoding anaphase-promoting complex subunit 4 isoform X6 is translated as MNTQQPTKMPAFRQVGEKQLPNPVLCMAWSPKRDLIALANTAGELLLHRLANFQRVWSLPPNENTGKEITALAWRPDGKILAFSLGDTKLVVLCDAEKAEILHLFPLENPVSCMHWMEVLEESSVLNSFYTSEDESNLFLPKLPTLPKSEEKSDEILNLLGEVRLNILVLGGGSGFVELYAYGMYKIATLPGVPGTCSSLCLSSDLKSLSIITEIRSADNDPEICYIQLDTGLLSDCLPEVTRMARKFTHISTLLQYLRLSLTCMCEAWEDILMQMDLRLTKFVQEKNTSTQVQDEFLELLLWGQSSPELQALLMNQLTVKGLKKLGQSIETSYSSIQKLVISHLQSGSEALLYHLSEVKGMSLWKQKFQPLGLDSAAIEDAITAVGSFTLKANELLQVIDKSMKNFKAFFRWLYVAMLRMSEEHVPPELNKMTQKDIAFVADFLSEHFSENEELFDRKGKYFNVERVGQYLKDEDEDLVSPPNTKGNQWLKFLQESTHLKESPLLFPSYSQKSLHFVKRMMEGVIELCLQKPAEVIGKSVKQAVCLPLYTVPESSENTPRLFELPSLYNDKKTNMHYGVFCMPEISPCKLYLLRKFTDPFRPVPNGLMAIDLSNVLSHSIDDDAVGASSDCVYSCQDARFYDDETLTVVLRASEEENRGRVLAQLSLGSALSCEEEFNWDPSLRLDQQSGAIPVKGLVLENQWRDLENMKAQFVAVNGIRKVACVLSSNLRHVRVYEMDVEDEEDEERPESQNASSDQDGLEETPAIQGEAEGRETEGGGQRAKEQLESGEALELS
- the anapc4 gene encoding anaphase-promoting complex subunit 4 isoform X7, which encodes MPAFRQVGEKQLPNPVLCMAWSPKRDLIALANTAGELLLHRLANFQRVWSLPPNENTGKEITALAWRPDGKILAFSLGDTKLVVLCDAEKAEILHLFPLENPVSCMHWMEVLEESSVLNSFYTSEDESNLFLPKLPTLPKSEEKSDEILNLLGEVRLNILVLGGGSGFVELYAYGMYKIATLPGVPGTCSSLCLSSDLKSLSIITEIRSADNDPEICYIQLDTGLLSDCLPEVTRMARKFTHISTLLQYLRLSLTCMCEAWEDILMQMDLRLTKFVQEKNTSTQVQDEFLELLLWGQSSPELQALLMNQLTVKGLKKLGQSIETSYSSIQKLVISHLQSGSEALLYHLSEVKGMSLWKQKFQPLGLDSAAIEDAITAVGSFTLKANELLQVIDKSMKNFKAFFRWLYVAMLRMSEEHVPPELNKMTQKDIAFVADFLSEHFSENEELFDRKGKYFNVERVGQYLKDEDEDLVSPPNTKGNQWLKFLQESTHLKESPLLFPSYSQKSLHFVKRMMEGVIELCLQKPAEVIGKSVKQAVCLPLYTVPESSENTPRLFELPSLYNDKKTNMHYGVFCMPEISPCKLYLLRKFTDPFRPVPNGLMAIDLSNVLSHSIDDDAVGASSDCVYSCQDARFYDDETLTVVLRASEEENRGRVLAQLSLGSALSCEEEFNWDPSLRLDQQSGAIPVKGLVLENQWRDLENMKAQFVAVNGIRKVACVLSSNLRHVRVYEMDVEDEEDEERPESQNASSDQDGLEETPAIQGEAEGRETEGGGQRAKEQLESGEALELS
- the anapc4 gene encoding anaphase-promoting complex subunit 4 isoform X3, coding for MNTQQPTKMPAFRQVGEKQLPNPVLCMAWSPKRDLIALANTAGELLLHRLANFQRVWSLPPNENTGKEITALAWRPDGKILAFSLGDTKLVVLCDAEKAEILHLFPLENPVSCMHWMEVLEESSVLNSFYTSEDESNLFLPKLPTLPKSYSTTSKIFSEEKSDEILNLLGEVRLNILVLGGGSGFVELYAYGMYKIATLPGVPGTCSSLCLSSDLKSLSIITEIRSADNDPEICYIQLDTGLLSDCLPEVTRMARKFTHISTLLQYLRLSLTCMCEAWEDILMQMDLRLTKFVQEKNTSTQVQDEFLELLLWGQSSPELQALLMNQLTVKGLKKLGQSIETSYSSIQKLVISHLQSGSEALLYHLSEVKGMSLWKQKFQPLGLDSAAIEDAITAVGSFTLKANELLQVIDKSMKNFKAFFRWLYVAMLRMSEEHVPPELNKMTQKDIAFVADFLSEHFSENEELFDRKGKYFNVERVGQYLKDEDEDLVSPPNTKGNQWLKFLQESTHLKESPLLFPSYSQKSLHFVKRMMEGVIELCLQKPAEVIGKSVKQAVCLPLYTVPESSENTPRLFELPSLYNDKKTNMHYGVFCMPEISPCKLYLLRKFTDPFRPVPNGLMAIDLSNVLSHSIDDDAVGASSDCVYSCQDARFYDDETLTVVLRASEEENRGRVLAQLSLGSALSCEEEFNWDPSLRLDQQSGAIPVKGLVLENQWRDLENMKAQFVAVNGIRKVACVLSSNLRHVRVYEMDVEDEEDEERPESQNASSDQDGLEETPAIQGEAEGRETEGGGQRAKEQLESGEALELS
- the anapc4 gene encoding anaphase-promoting complex subunit 4 isoform X2, giving the protein MNTQQPTKMPAFRQVGEKQLPNPVLCMAWSPKRDLIALANTAGELLLHRLANFQRVWSLPPNENTGKEITALAWRPDGKILAFSLGDTKLVVLCDAEKAEILHLFPLENPVSCMHWMEVLEESSVLNSFYTSEDESNLFLPKLPTLPKRKVLFILSYSTTSKIFSEEKSDEILNLLGEVRLNILVLGGGSGFVELYAYGMYKIATLPGVPGTCSSLCLSSDLKSLSIITEIRSADNDPEICYIQLDTGLLSDCLPEVTRMARKFTHISTLLQYLRLSLTCMCEAWEDILMQMDLRLTKFVQEKNTSTQVQDEFLELLLWGQSSPELQALLMNQLTVKGLKKLGQSIETSYSSIQKLVISHLQSGSEALLYHLSEVKGMSLWKQKFQPLGLDSAAIEDAITAVGSFTLKANELLQVIDKSMKNFKAFFRWLYVAMLRMSEEHVPPELNKMTQKDIAFVADFLSEHFSENEELFDRKGKYFNVERVGQYLKDEDEDLVSPPNTKGNQWLKFLQESTHLKESPLLFPSYSQKSLHFVKRMMEGVIELCLQKPAEVIGKSVKQAVCLPLYTVPESSENTPRLFELPSLYNDKKTNMHYGVFCMPEISPCKLYLLRKFTDPFRPVPNGLMAIDLSNVLSHSIDDDAVGASCQDARFYDDETLTVVLRASEEENRGRVLAQLSLGSALSCEEEFNWDPSLRLDQQSGAIPVKGLVLENQWRDLENMKAQFVAVNGIRKVACVLSSNLRHVRVYEMDVEDEEDEERPESQNASSDQDGLEETPAIQGEAEGRETEGGGQRAKEQLESGEALELS
- the anapc4 gene encoding anaphase-promoting complex subunit 4 isoform X1 — its product is MNTQQPTKMPAFRQVGEKQLPNPVLCMAWSPKRDLIALANTAGELLLHRLANFQRVWSLPPNENTGKEITALAWRPDGKILAFSLGDTKLVVLCDAEKAEILHLFPLENPVSCMHWMEVLEESSVLNSFYTSEDESNLFLPKLPTLPKRKVLFILSYSTTSKIFSEEKSDEILNLLGEVRLNILVLGGGSGFVELYAYGMYKIATLPGVPGTCSSLCLSSDLKSLSIITEIRSADNDPEICYIQLDTGLLSDCLPEVTRMARKFTHISTLLQYLRLSLTCMCEAWEDILMQMDLRLTKFVQEKNTSTQVQDEFLELLLWGQSSPELQALLMNQLTVKGLKKLGQSIETSYSSIQKLVISHLQSGSEALLYHLSEVKGMSLWKQKFQPLGLDSAAIEDAITAVGSFTLKANELLQVIDKSMKNFKAFFRWLYVAMLRMSEEHVPPELNKMTQKDIAFVADFLSEHFSENEELFDRKGKYFNVERVGQYLKDEDEDLVSPPNTKGNQWLKFLQESTHLKESPLLFPSYSQKSLHFVKRMMEGVIELCLQKPAEVIGKSVKQAVCLPLYTVPESSENTPRLFELPSLYNDKKTNMHYGVFCMPEISPCKLYLLRKFTDPFRPVPNGLMAIDLSNVLSHSIDDDAVGASSDCVYSCQDARFYDDETLTVVLRASEEENRGRVLAQLSLGSALSCEEEFNWDPSLRLDQQSGAIPVKGLVLENQWRDLENMKAQFVAVNGIRKVACVLSSNLRHVRVYEMDVEDEEDEERPESQNASSDQDGLEETPAIQGEAEGRETEGGGQRAKEQLESGEALELS